One Xiphias gladius isolate SHS-SW01 ecotype Sanya breed wild chromosome 13, ASM1685928v1, whole genome shotgun sequence genomic window carries:
- the cab39l gene encoding calcium-binding protein 39-like, with protein MPLFGKSHKSPADIVRTLKENLAILVKQDKKTDKASEEVSKCLVSMKEILYGSNDKEPHTETVAQLAQELYNSGLLIALVENLQVIDFEGKKDVCQIFNNILRRQIGTRSPTVEYFCSHQEVLFILLKGYETAQVALNCGIMLRECIRHEPLAKIVLHSDHFHSFFNYVEMSTFDIASDAFATFKDLLTRHKVLVAEYLEQNYDAVFADYEKLLHSENYVTKRQSLKLLGELLLDRHNFTVMTRYISKPENLKLMMNLLRDKSPNIQFEAFHVFKVFVANPNKTQPIVDILLKNQTKLIDFLSNFQKDRADDEQFNDEKTYLIKQIRDLKKPAS; from the exons ATGCCGCTGTTTGGTAAATCCCACAAGAGTCCGGCGGACATCGTCAGGACCCTGAAGGAAAACCTGGCCATCCTGGTCAAACAAGATAAGAAGACAGACAAG GCGTCCGAGGAGGTGTCGAAGTGCTTGGTGTCCATGAAGGAGATTCTGTACGGGAGCAACGACAAGGAGCCTCACACTGAGACTGTGGCCCAGCTGGCCCAGGAGCTGTACAACAGCGGCCTGCTGATAGCGCTCGTAGAAAACCTGCAGGTCATAGACTTTGAG GGGAAGAAGGATGTGTGTCAGATCTTCAACAACATCCTGAGGAGGCAGATTGGGACGAGGAGCCCCACTGTGGAATACTTCTGTTCCCACCAAGAGGTCCTCTTCATACTGCTGAAAGG GTACGAGACAGCCCAGGTCGCGTTGAATTGTGGGATCATGCTGAGGGAGTGTATCCGCCACGAGCCGCTCGCCAAGATAGTTCTTCATTCCGatcattttcacagtttcttCAACTACGTGGAGATGTCCACCTTCGACATCGCCTCCGACGCCTTCGCCACCTTCAAG GATCTCCTGACAAGACACAAAGTGCTTGTGGCTGAATACCTCGAACAAAACTACGATGCT GTGTTTGCAGACTATGAGAAGCTGTTGCACTCTGAGAACTACGTCACCAAGAGGCAGTCTCTAAAG CTTCTGGGCGAGCTGTTATTGGACAGACATAACTTCACGGTGATGACGCGCTACATCAGCAAGCCTGAGAATCTCAAGCTGATGATGAATCTGCTTAGAGACAAGAGTCCCAACATCCAGTTTGAGGCCTTCCATGTCTTTAAG GTGTTTGTAGCAAACCCCAACAAGACGCAGCCCATCGTCGACATCCTGCTCAAGAACCAGACCAAACTTATCGACTTCCTGAGCAACTTCCAGAAGGATCGCGCAGACGACGAGCAGTTCAACGACGAGAAGACGTACCTAATCAAACAGATCAGGGATCTGAAGAAACCGGCCTCCTAG